Proteins encoded together in one Penicillium digitatum chromosome 1, complete sequence window:
- a CDS encoding Endo-1,3(4)-beta-glucanase, putative, with product MSSENALPQAGQNHNDSSSNNSSRALPGHNPAIAKYNKVQLRPESIVKPDLFTLYFGFFGTAAWTQKVSRTVNERVENHYVLTARSPTQDEFDAIVEHGTRCLYYARTGVPVSSFLGTAFLYNQARKSPMFPRNPTPATLFNAVRTMWSDTALRGNIGSAAFKMLFIITLGGMASSAYAVSKDAMCMLTDPRLKGFIEDVRKANPEDVRKRKIQAASERLRSIRSGEQDIGSQMKQAIGTSSGYVSGDEYQQEQAPDSSPQTNSYSEYLTSNDTQREFQSASYESSTPSLNGGALWARGRGTQPESKSALDFMDEDDASPTAAEYRNTNIEGSSTTGSAWDRIRRQNAGARSQPGQQPSMSRPSPNPYSYSAELGQSDQERYDSNQKTERDQAQADFDRMIEAERNVGSDGSPQNRGWGS from the coding sequence ATGAGCTCCGAAAACGCTTTGCCGCAGGCGGGCCAAAATCATAACGACAGTTCCTCAAACAACTCCTCCCGAGCCCTCCCTGGCCACAACCCCGCGATCGCGAAATACAACAAGGTCCAGCTCCGACCAGAGTCAATTGTGAAGCCTGATCTTTTCACATTGTACTTTGGATTTTTCGGCACAGCAGCATGGACGCAAAAGGTCTCGCGCACGGTGAACGAGCGAGTGGAGAACCACTATGTGCTGACAGCACGATCCCCGACCCAAGATGAATTCGATGCAATTGTCGAGCACGGAACGCGATGCTTGTACTACGCACGGACAGGTGTGCCCGTAAGCTCATTTCTCGGAACAGCATTCCTCTACAATCAAGCACGAAAGTCGCCAATGTTCCCGCGCAATCCCACGCCTGCGACACTGTTCAACGCGGTGCGTACTATGTGGAGCGATACCGCCTTGAGAGGCAACATCGGATCCGCGGCATTCAAAATGCTCTTCATCATCACTCTCGGCGGCATGGCATCGAGTGCTTACGCCGTTTCCAAAGATGCCATGTGTATGTTGACGGATCCGCGATTGAAAGGGTTTATCGAGGACGTGCGCAAGGCGAACCCTGAGGATGTGCGCAAGCGCAAGATCCAGGCCGCTAGTGAACGTCTCCGCAGTATACGCAGCGGTGAGCAAGATATCGGATCCCAGATGAAACAGGCTATCGGCACGTCTAGCGGATATGTTAGCGGCGATGAGTACCAACAGGAGCAGGCGCCTGATTCTTCCCCGCAAACAAATTCGTACTCTGAATATTTGACCTCAAATGATACCCAGAGAGAATTTCAGTCCGCTTCCTACGAGTCGTCTACACCGAGTTTGAATGGTGGTGCGCTCTGGGCACGTGGCAGGGGCACTCAACCCGAGTCAAAATCGGCTTTGGATTTcatggatgaggatgatgctAGCCCCACAGCTGCAGAGTACCGGAATACAAACATTGAGGGTTCATCGACTACTGGTAGTGCTTGGGACCGGATCAGACGACAGAATGCCGGAGCGCGCTCTCAACCTGGCCAGCAGCCTAGCATGTCAAGACCTTCACCAAACCCTTACTCTTACTCTGCTGAGCTAGGTCAGAGTGATCAAGAAAGGTATGATTCCAATCAGAAGACTGAAAGGGATCAAGCACAGGCGGATTTTGATCGGATGATTGAGGCGGAGAGGAACGTTGGCAGTGACGGATCACCTCAAAACCGAGGTTGGggatcttaa
- a CDS encoding WD40/YVTN repeat-like-containing domain — MAPAPAVQPHFEACASTASLFLYAQGSAILCLHHDTLAIERRFQSHQENIDFISVDNVSERGAGRLVVSYDVGQTAIIWDIFTGTEIARFASFDHLRIASWMRNGNVAFGNGKGEVILFEPPTSEHISARTIFDPITALAPAADCRTYAIGYQNGSILIATLLPQFTILHTLTTSRGPSPIISLAWHASSSKQKSDMLATQSSNGDLRVWSVAKPPGKESPRVIRVLKRSDSNSSDPKWMGWSKNGRLVQYLEGETWSWDVRTKHVTYDPIPTIDGVRGIANYGPTATLFTLGPQHSVQQYDLETPALVKNVQHLPIIPRPGTVEGSRSQTISPRRLQDAPDIREPPGAARRTPFDANSIESLRQRADLTSPASSRSRTESVSSKASSGKYNIRPFSPPSRSGQSATTFSMTSGGRDTPQASASFAYPSSVSMSSVRSSRAASRLRNEVHLSPADKNIVDLFPFTRARLMDVPYKQQPTIDEKNLTSDDLRLQMLNVVFGWDGDIQELITDELSRHAVGSQSAILLTQWLGENDTDEMASMIGSGQVTTSDWLILALSQMSGQAQANKVGQAFVQKLLEIGDIHTSAAILLGLGDSNDAIEVYVSRNHFMEAILVTCLLFPSDWQRQSYLVRRWGEHVVTHSQQQLAIRCFMCTGAEPSEPWASPSAQQTSSFAEMIRAKSPLASSELPQANMILPPIRPRSTSNSKPAVKTPALKLITSFDAQPGRFRFPGLKSDDRTPTNAPGITPIAESAIPESAMSPGGFGSYRLNNIQSLSHAMASRTNTPSFNRRRLPSIGETPVDVHPPSFSRSNSYSQNEYISTSENEMSGHEQSQDEKESNSGLLTLSAAKYNPSLDSLKPSPQTAVQGTDKFATIKGLPSPAAGVFDDLTNDDHRNGSRDRKPNGLQIETLEGERNPQDRSDLLPSAKSTASTVNSYAVARSPSVSGRSIDQYISSLDEANYHARKLHPHTPGRGRRNPDDTASQSSRVNQSRDTSRDARGLSERRYIQPAKRSPSSPVPMSPEELARYHNVEAETPAGTRKSKSRTRSSSKVRGPGSQNRQRSSSRHTASRIGKDKLDASIRGRSNDRQGSSVRSPSSPLPMEYPTAESSQDFDNPLRLVEGNQKRLRSRHRSASRRRTEKGTTSKSEGSSETRHKTSQSLSVIQTGPTLDPWAQQESVPEQLSSKVFGQGDTSNGYSNEQPSLIATDSQGNESPRTPFVTLAERKRREIAAAELEARRLSLARNPSAPNIPFPGELQSARSPHEASPPFSGTSSYFQRAPSRNNVSQNKVSIDYLSSSDSNSSRSGMPGGLPATPRAMRHPKYGGTAQDEDRPPSVPIIPTDNSVFLSNVRYQGNAEMIERSMSVPVPEGQHSTPSMPNDLPMHPRFNPTLPRSRSSSRSRAKSLNRTSSGSYVSGTSPHVQVSIEETIEHAMQGGTSAQYETTLPPAPPILPELQHLNTPPPPPPPFPFSATPVSPRESSATIDIAIDNNEGLGHLLPRAMTAAPALNVGGHGTDSHQSGDQRMSFDHRRNRSSNESFTNKLRNLTRMRNNSRSVEPWMQTHEAEMGLYESLNPHIAGSNSNYVLPSQSYVPPDSNYV, encoded by the exons ATGGCACCTGCACCAGCTGTCCAGCCTCACTTCGAGGCCTGTGCTTCAACAGCATCCTTATTCCTCTATGCTCAGGGCTCAGCAATCCTGTGTTTGCATCATGACACATTGGCAATCGAGCGACGTTTCCAGAGCCACCAGGAAAATATTGACTTCATATCGGTCGATAATGTTAGTGAGCGGGGTGCAGGGAGATTGGTGGTGAGTTACGATGTAGGGCAGACGGCTATTATTTGGGATATCTTCACAGGAACGGAGATTGCCCGCTTTGCTTCCTTTGATCACTTGCGAATAGCTTCGTGGATGCGTAATGGTAACGTTGCATTTG GAAATGGCAAGGGTGAGGTGATCCTGTTCGAACCTCCCACGTCAGAGCACATCTCTGCACGCACTATCTTCGACCCAATCACTGCTCTTGCACCCGCCGCTGATTGCCGCACTTATGCAATTGG ATATCAAAATGGTTCAATATTGATCGCGACTTTACTTCCTCAATTCACCATTCTTCACACTTTGACTACATCGCGGGGACCATCGCCAATCATTTCCTTAGCTTGGCATGCATCCTCATCGAAACAGAAGTCAGACATGCTGGCAACGCAATCGTCGAATGGCGATCTACGAGTTTGGAGTGTGGCAAAGCCTCCAGGGAAAGAGTCACCTCGAGTGATTAGGGTTTTGAAACGATCTGATTCAAACTCCTCTGATCCCAAATGGATGGGCTGGTCGAAGAATGGAAGACTAGTACAATATTTGGAAGG GGAAACTTGGTCTTGGGATGTTCGAACAAAGCATGTTACTTACGATCCAATTCCTACAATTGATGGTGTCCGCGGCATCGCAAACTACGGTCCTACTGCCACTTTATTCACACTCGGCCCTCAGCATTCTGTCCAACAGTATGATTTGGAAACCCCAGCATTGGTTAAAAATGTGCAACACCTTCCAATCATCCCCCGGCCTGGCACAGTGGAAGGCAGTCGATCACAAACAATCTCCCCGCGGCGCTTACAGGATGCTCCTGATATCCGAGAGCCACCAGGCGCAGCTAGGCGAACGCCATTTGACGCAAACAGCATTGAGAGTCTCAGACAGAGGGCAGATCTGACGAGCCCTGCTTCATCGCGCAGTCGGACAGAATCGGTGAGCTCAAAGGCATCCTCCGGGAAGTATAACATAAGACCCTTCTCTCCGCCGAGTCGCTCTGGCCAGAGTGCTACGACTTTTTCCATGACGTCGGGTGGTCGTGATACACCGCAGGCTTCTGCTTCATTCGCGTATCCGTCCTCGGTCTCAATGTCATCTGTGAGAAGTTCGAGAGCGGCATCACGACTACGGAATGAGGTTCATCTCAGCCCTGCCGATAAGAACATTGTGGATCTATTTCCATTCACTCGGGCTCGCTTGATGGATGTGCCTTACAAACAGCAGCCGACTATTGATGAGAAGAATCTAACTTCGGATGATCTTCGTCTGCAGATGTTGAACGTGGTCTTTGGCTGGGATGGAGACATTCAAGAATTGATCACAGATGAGT TGAGCCGCCACGCTGTGGGCAGCCAAAGCGCCATTCTCTTAACGCAATGGCTTGGCGAAAACGACACAGATGAAATGGCTTCGATGATTGGTTCTGGGCAGGTAACAACCTCTGACTGGTTGATTCTTGCTTTGAGTCAGATGAGTGGCCAAGCACAGGCAAACAAGGTCGGACAGGCATTTGTACAGAAGCTGCTTGAGATCGGGGACATACACACCTCGGCCGCGATCTTACTTGGTCTTGGGGACAGCAACGATGCCATCGAGGTTTACGTTTCTCGCAATCACTTCATGGAAGCTATCCTCGTGACTTGTCTTTTATTTCCTTCGGACTGGCAGCGCCAGTCTTATCTAGTTCGTCGATGGGGCGAACATGTCGTTACTCACTCCCAGCAACAGCTCGCCATTCGCTGTTTCATGTGCACGGGAGCGGAACCATCAGAGCCATGGGCATCCCCATCTGCTCAACAAACTTCATCTTTTGCGGAGATGATTCGTGCCAAGTCTCCTCTCGCCTCGTCGGAGCTTCCACAGGCCAATATGATACTACCACCAATCCGGCCAAGATCTACATCGAACTCGAAACCTGCAGTGAAAACGCCGGCCCTAAAGCTCATTACTTCCTTTGATGCACAGCCAGGGCGTTTCCGCTTCCCTGGCTTAAAGTCTGATGATCGGACGCCAACAAATGCACCTGGAATTACTCCGATTGCTGAATCCGCTATTCCTGAGTCTGCAATGTCCCCTGGTGGGTTTGGTTCTTATAGACTAAACAACATACAAAGCCTGAGCCACGCTATGGCTTCTCGAACAAACACTCCATCATTCAATCGGCGTCGTTTACCCTCCATAGGAGAGACACCAGTGGATGTGCACCCTCCAAGCTTCTCACGGTCGAACTCTTACAGCCAGAATGAGTATATTTCCACCTCCGAAAACGAAATGAGTGGACACGAGCAGAGTCAAGATGAGAAGGAGAGCAACAGCGGTCTTCTCACTTTGTCAGCCGCGAAATACAACCCCAGTCTAGACTCTCTCAAGCCCAGTCCCCAGACTGCAGTGCAGGGGACAGACAAGTTTGCCACAATCAAAGGGCTTCCATCACCAGCTGCTGGTGTATTCGATGATCTCACAAATGACGATCATCGCAACGGGTCCCGAGATCGAAAACCCAACGGCCTTCAAATCGAGACATTGGAAGGTGAAAGAAATCCACAGGACCGCTCCGATTTGCTTCCCAGTGCCAAAAGCACCGCATCGACGGTGAATAGCTATGCTGTGGCTAGAAGCCCCAGTGTTAGTGGCCGTAGTATCGATCAATACATCAGTAGTCTTGATGAAGCAAACTACCATGCGCGGAAGCTCCATCCACATACCCCAGGCCGTGGAAGACGGAACCCAGATGACACTGCCAGCCAGAGCTCGAGGGTCAATCAATCTCGTGATACCTCCCGAGATGCCCGCGGTCTGAGCGAGCGTCGATACATTCAACCCGCAAAGCGCTCTCCTTCATCGCCGGTGCCTATGTCTCCTGAAGAGTTGGCTCGATACCACAACGTAGAGGCTGAAACCCCAGCTGGAACACGGAAGTCAAAGTCTCGCACTAGAAGCTCTAGCAAGGTGAGAGGACCAGGTTCTCAAAACCGTCAGCGCTCTTCAAGTCGACATACTGCAAGCCGCATCGGAAAAGACAAACTAGACGCCTCAATTCGAGGTCGCAGTAATGACAGACAGGGATCCAGCGTTCGATCGCCATCATCGCCTCTTCCAATGGAATATCCCACAGCGGAATCTTCCCAGGATTTTGACAACCCTTTAAGACTTGTCGAAGGCAACCAAAAGAGACTGCGATCTCGCCACCGAAGTGCTAGTCGCCGTCGTACCGAGAAAGGAACAACTTCCAAAAGCGAGGGCTCTTCAGAAACTAGACACAAAACATCGCAGAGTCTTTCTGTGATCCAAACAGGGCCGACATTAGACCCCTGGGCACAACAGGAATCGGTGCCGGAGCAGTTGAGCAGCAAGGTCTTTGGCCAAGGAGACACGTCTAATGGATATTCTAATGAACAACCAAGCTTGATAGCCACTGATTCGCAAGGCAATGAGTCCCCAAGGACACCATTCGTCACCCTCGCGGAGAGAAAGCGAAGAGAGATTGCTGCTGCTGAATTAGAAGCACGCAGATTGTCACTCGCCCGCAATCCATCAGCGCCAAACATCCCCTTCCCTGGCGAGCTACAAAGCGCAAGAAGTCCCCATGAAGCTTCCCCACCTTTCTCCGGTACAAGCTCATACTTCCAACGGGCTCCATCGCGGAACAACGTGTCCCAGAACAAAGTATCTATCGACTACCTCAGCAGTTCTGACTCGAACTCCTCACGCTCTGGAATGCCCGGTGGGCTTCCGGCAACTCCTCGAGCCATGCGGCATCCCAAGTACGGAGGAACCGCACAAGACGAAGACCGCCCTCCTTCTGTGCCTATAATTCCCACAGACAACAGTGTGTTCCTTAGCAATGTCCGGTATCAAGGAAATGCCGAGATGATCGAACGATCGATGTCCGTCCCCGTACCAGAAGGACAGCACAGCACCCCTTCGATGCCCAACGACCTCCCCATGCATCCCCGGTTTAACCCAACCCTCCCCCGGAGCCGGTCCAGCAGCCGCAGCCGCGCGAAAAGCCTTAATCGCACCAGCTCCGGCAGCTACGTCTCTGGCACTTCCCCCCACGTCCAGGTGAGCATCGAAGAGACAATCGAGCACGCAATGCAAGGAGGAACGTCAGCACAGTATGAGACAACGCTTCCACCAGCCCCACCAATCCTCCCAGAACTGCAGCATCTCAACAccccaccaccaccacccccCCCATTCCCATTTTCCGCAACGCCCGTCTCGCCCCGTGAGTCGTCTGCGACAATCGATATCGCCATCGACAACAATGAAGGCCTCGGTCATCTTCTCCCTCGCGCCATGACAGCCGCCCCGGCTCTCAATGTAGGCGGTCATGGGACGGATTCCCATCAATCGGGTGATCAGCGTATGTCCTTTGACCATCGCCGAAACCGTAGCTCAAACGAGAGCTTCACGAACAAGCTGCGCAACTTGACTCGGATGCGCAACAACAGTCGCAGTGTCGAGCCTTGGATGCAGACTCATGAGGCGGAGATGGGTCTCTATGAGAGTCTGAACCCACATATTGCTGGGTCGAACTCGAACTATGTTCTGCCAAGTCAGAGCTATGTCCCGCCAGATTCGAACTATGTTTAA